In Dethiosulfovibrio salsuginis, one DNA window encodes the following:
- a CDS encoding S10 family peptidase, whose translation MKKSVFPAVIAILLALSLGCAGFADTEEGKETPSPETQERHQEAVPEKATVPMESSVTEHTVMVNDEPLTYAAKAELMPLFDDSGEEVARVFYVGYSQVDQDPVDRPITFAFNGGPGSSALFLHLGAFGPKSVRTTPSGIGLPRLPYVLEDNPQTLLDVTDLVFIDPVGTGYSRPSDLEDDRFFGVAEDIHWVAQFIRMYLTRENRWASPVYLAGESYGGVRGTGLASALMDIGIMPSGIILVSPVANYGDLVPDSGNDRPFIHDLSAMAAAAWYHKRLPEDLQSLPLSDVVSKAREWANGPYMAALWKGNGLSDEERSQVVSQLARFTSLPERDIRSLNLRIPTSVFLSGLLQDRREMISRYDGRLTGPGGWYNYGEDPMFTVGGAPYQTAFMHYLINDLDFSSDREYFSSNSEVIYRWNFQSGSETFVGYPNTVDLLASAMRRSDFLKVFVAIGSYDLTCTYDSILYTLGRLDVPSKRLSENVTVKVYDGGHMMYSNPQAKGELKGDLAEFYRREP comes from the coding sequence GTGAAAAAAAGCGTTTTTCCCGCGGTAATAGCCATACTTCTGGCCCTATCCCTCGGCTGTGCCGGTTTTGCCGATACGGAAGAGGGCAAGGAGACTCCAAGCCCTGAGACTCAAGAGCGGCATCAGGAGGCGGTCCCCGAAAAGGCCACCGTTCCCATGGAGTCCTCGGTAACCGAGCACACCGTCATGGTGAACGATGAACCTTTGACCTACGCCGCCAAGGCGGAGCTGATGCCCCTTTTCGACGACTCCGGCGAGGAGGTCGCCCGGGTGTTCTACGTCGGTTACTCCCAGGTTGACCAAGATCCTGTGGACCGACCGATAACCTTCGCCTTCAACGGAGGACCGGGTTCGTCGGCTCTGTTTCTTCACCTCGGGGCCTTCGGTCCCAAATCGGTGAGGACCACCCCCTCGGGAATAGGGTTGCCAAGGCTCCCCTACGTCCTTGAGGACAATCCTCAAACCCTGTTGGACGTCACCGATCTGGTGTTCATAGATCCTGTAGGCACCGGCTACAGCCGTCCGTCGGACCTGGAGGACGACCGGTTTTTCGGGGTAGCAGAGGATATCCACTGGGTGGCCCAGTTCATAAGGATGTACCTCACCAGAGAGAACCGTTGGGCTTCTCCGGTCTACCTCGCCGGAGAGAGCTACGGCGGAGTCAGAGGCACCGGCTTGGCCTCGGCGCTTATGGACATAGGCATAATGCCGTCGGGGATTATCCTGGTGTCCCCTGTGGCTAACTACGGCGACTTAGTCCCCGACAGCGGCAACGACAGGCCCTTTATCCACGACCTGTCCGCAATGGCGGCGGCGGCCTGGTATCACAAAAGGCTTCCTGAGGACCTACAGTCTTTGCCTCTGTCGGATGTAGTATCTAAAGCCAGAGAATGGGCCAACGGTCCCTATATGGCGGCGCTGTGGAAAGGCAACGGCCTGAGCGACGAGGAGCGGTCTCAGGTGGTCTCCCAGCTGGCTCGGTTTACGTCCCTGCCGGAGAGGGACATAAGGAGCCTCAACCTTCGGATCCCTACTTCGGTGTTTCTCTCCGGCCTCCTCCAGGATCGCCGGGAGATGATAAGCCGTTACGACGGCAGGCTCACCGGTCCGGGAGGCTGGTACAACTACGGAGAGGACCCAATGTTCACCGTAGGTGGGGCTCCCTACCAGACCGCCTTTATGCACTACCTCATAAACGACCTGGACTTCTCGTCGGACAGAGAGTACTTCAGCTCCAACTCGGAGGTCATATACCGTTGGAACTTCCAGTCCGGCAGCGAGACCTTCGTTGGCTATCCTAACACCGTCGATCTGCTCGCCAGCGCCATGAGGAGGAGCGACTTCCTGAAGGTCTTCGTCGCCATAGGGTCCTACGACCTGACTTGCACCTACGACTCTATCCTCTATACCTTAGGTCGGTTGGACGTGCCGTCGAAGAGGCTCTCGGAGAACGTCACGGTGAAGGTCTACGACGGAGGGCACATGATGTACTCCAATCCCCAGGCCAAGGGAGAGCTCAAGGGGGATCTGGCGGAGTTTTACCGGAGGGAGCCTTGA